Proteins encoded by one window of Nasonia vitripennis strain AsymCx chromosome 5, Nvit_psr_1.1, whole genome shotgun sequence:
- the LOC100118530 gene encoding CUE domain-containing protein 1: MASAAEQQQQQQQQQQQAQQQQQTTLEFYQAMADFKNMFPQMDDDVIEAVLRSNQGAVDTTIDQLLSMSTDNENEKIRSEIEENEDVPKSDKTPKKLRVETSRSIQKWQPPLLGPLPVSFLRISHPTGDTIDGLDHSAAHDSGLLEDERIAMFLQNEEFMAELRWNEDFLTTLATDTKIQGKCETGNEEDLFRERLKNMGKASRRKFAQLTKVFTRSKKRGGRQLLPPTASCDDLLDPEESSRSRT, translated from the exons ATGGCATCCGCAgcggagcagcagcaacagcagcagcagcaacaacagcaggcccaacaacaacagcagacTACCCTCGAGTTCTACCAGGCGATGGCCGACTTCAAGAATATGTTTCCACAGATGGACGACGATGTCATCGAG GCTGTCTTGAGATCGAACCAAGGAGCCGTTGACACTACCATCGATCAACTACTGTCAATGAGCACTGACAATGAGAATGAAAAGATTCGCAGTGAGATAGAGGAAAATGAAGATGTACCCAAGTCTGATAAGACTCCCAAGAAGCTGAGAGTCGAGACAAGTAGAAGCATTCAAAAGTGGCAACCACCTCTACTTGGACCTTTGCCCGTTTCTTTTTTACGAATTTCCCATCCAACAGGTGACACCATAGATGGCTTGGATCACAGTGCAGCTCATGATAGCGGCCTCCTGGAGGACGAAAGAATCGCTATGTTTTTACAGAATGAAGAATTCATGGCTGAGCTGCGTTGGAACGAAGACTTTTTAACAACTTTAGCGACTG ATACAAAGATACAAGGCAAATGTGAAACTGGCAATGAAGAAGACTTATTTAGAGAGAGACTAAAAAATATGGGCAAAG CATCGAGACGCAAATTTGCTCAACTTACTAAGGTTTTCACTCGAAGCAAAAAGCGAGGCGGACGCCAATTATTGCCACCAACAGCTTCTTGCGATGATTTGTTAGATCCCGAAGAGTCATCTAGATCTCGCACATAA
- the LOC100118493 gene encoding WASH complex subunit 4: MIEAPVWSSKRDDTIYKAAGAAHLRKYGQFFENLAEKCWQESSSLEYVIEGPIRLIYKVYEDISILSLAETENKTFSKLLASVGGTCREIRLLKAEANKFYEKLFSHGERCADQEGYKMENLLSDLQDLSIYTNRIYTVVHLTVRQLSSLANSSHREIYLPLLIEHLMDLFVILVTLDELISNQSALAEQWKVYRVKVRSVLHNAAQLNIPEARILTYEKLLKDLHVQLLSKNLFLKAIEHVMDVNKSTTMCDHMLCFLKNTITDVESKINDNAAINKNWIQVNVGIVVLIKLFGTCDKKLLKRIVEVNKKLYAVTLVGNIVWLPNDFLVDCLPREGITAIPTQVGEKLLTGRIQRLPLVVSNLIQRAMMWGIEMQTLLIKTGLQIFSEIERKRNLLIEILLLMRQIRENVSFVTNLHAFLLKPMSRSTVQLICRLIEVQKSLETTFYTLASTVVLSQSQVLQQLTYQILTILETVRKSLTQKDKSYSRERLDALSLIGSSMRLINGPATADRRLILRCALVCASQLTESFKEEEVVKLRYYLDTYDTIVELYDLVLETCDYSVLLHHQSMLPAYLSLVADSNSNISHIAHLFNAFNSAICKQEPSELTEFKISEQKKILIRNVLEPVCREIETSLRLHVHAHLKLDSTNPFKIGAKDGNRIVRSCPLPLDGMMLCAKRYIEHYLDYTFYNLTTVALHDWKTYRTMHALAHHKLALDTVQNHLPTQTLEQGLDALEIMRNIHVFVSRYLYNLHTQTFIEHTSANKHLNTIGIRHIANSIRTHGTGIMSTTVNFVYQFLQVKLHTFSQFLFDEHIKSRLMRDVKFIRAQREKGAAPYTYERAEKFQKEIRKLGMTPDGLSHLDQFRQLITQIGNALGYVRLIRSGGLHASSNAISFLPDINSSSTFDTMCKDLNFSATTQEAAKRLEDDIADLVRNFTEGIHYFKLLVDVFAPAFRDGSKCHHLQQFYAIVPPLTLSFVDNAVSNKEKLFKKNKTGAAFTDDGFAVGVAYINALLDQSNELDALQWFKTVNQYFASEKSTAEGKAEHEDEKLQQTRALTLKRLEERSSEFQLLFYSLSGARVFFKQPDVQ; the protein is encoded by the exons ATGATCGAGGCACCTGTGTGGAGCTCAAAAAGAGATGACACCATCTACAAAGCTGCTGGAGCTGCACATCTCCGAAAATATGgccaattttttgaaaatctgGCAGAAAAATGTTGGCAGGAATCCTCGTCATTGGAGTATGTCATTGAAGGACCAATAAGATTGATATACAAAGTTTATGAAGATATAAGCATACTGTCGTTAGCTGAGactgaaaataaaactttttctaaacTGTTGGCCAGTGTTGGCGGTACATGTAGAGAG ATAAGACTATTAAAAGCTGAAgccaataaattttatgaaaaactCTTCAGTCATGGAGAACGTTGCGCTGATCAGGAAGGCTACAAAATGGAAAATCTATTATCAGACTTGCAAGATTTATCCATTTACACTAACAGAATTTATACTGTGGTTCATTTGACAGTCAGACAATTATCGAGTCTAGCAAATAGTTCTCACAGAGAGATTTATTTACCACTACTGATTGAGCATTTAATGGACTTATTTGTTATTCTTGTTACGCTTGATGAATTGATTAGCAATCAATCTGCATTAGCAGAACAATGGAAAGTTTACAGAGTCAAAGTCAGATCTGTACTTCATAATGCAGCCCAATTAAATATTCCAGAAGCAAGAATATTGACGTatgaaaaacttttgaaagattTGCATGTTCAACTGCTGTCaaagaatttgtttttaaaagcAATTGAACATGTTATGGATGTCAATAAAAGTACAACAATGTGTGACCACATGCTTTGTTTTCTGAAGAATACAATAACAGATGTAGAAAGCAAAATTAATGATAATGCTGCAATTAACAAAAATTGGATTCAAGTAAATGTTGGAATTGTTGTTCTCATCAAACTTTTTGGAACttgtgataaaaaattattgaaaagaaTAGTAGAAGTCAACAAGAAGTTGTATGCTGTTACCTTGGTTGGAAATATTGTTTGGCTACCAAATGACTTCTTGGTAGATTGTTTGCCAAGAGAAGGAATAACTGCGATTCCTACTCAAGTGGGTGAAAAGTTACTTACTGGAAGAATCCAGAGACTGCCCTTAGTCGTAAGTAACTTGATCCAAAGAGCCATGATGTGGGGTATTGAAATGCAGACTCTTTTGATAAAAACAGGCTTACAAATATTCTCGGAAATTGAAAGGAAGAGAAACTTACTCATAGAAATTCTGCTTCTGATGCGCCAGATCAGAGAGAATGTTTCATTTGTAACAAATCTTCATGCTTTTCTCTTAAAACCAATGAGCAGAAGTACAGTCCAACTGATTTGCAGGCTGATCGAAGTACAAAAGTCTTTGGAAACAACATTTTACACTCTGGCATCAACCGTGGTACTGTCTCAAAGTCAAGTTCTACAGCAGTTGACTTATCAGATATTAACTATCCTAGAGACAGTGCGCAAAAGTTTGACACAGAAGGATAAGAGCTACAGTAGGGAACGATTAGATGCACTGTCGCTCATTGGCTCCAGTATGAGACTGATAAATGGACCAGCAACTGCAGATCGTCGCTTGATTCTTCGTTGCGCTCTTGTATGTGCCAGCCAGCTTACCGAGAGTTTCAAGGAGGAAGAAGTCGTTAAGCTACGATATTACTTGGACACCTATGACACCATAGTAGAACTCTATGATCTCGTTCTAGAGACTTGTGATTACTCTGTACTTTTACACCATCAAAGTATGCTTCCTGCTTATCTGTCTCTAGTAGCGGATAGTAATTCCAACATAAGCCATATTGCACATCTGTTCAACGCCTTCAACAGCGCAATTTGCAAGCAAGAGCCATCTGAGCTAAcggaatttaaaatttcagagCAGAAAAAAATCCTCATCAGAAATGTGCTCGAGCCAGTATGTCGAGAAATAGAGACGAGTCTTCGGCTTCACGTCCACGCCCATTTGAAATTGGATTCCACCAACCCATTTAAAATCGGAGCAAAGGATGGCAACAGAATCGTAAGGTCATGTCCTCTACCTCTGGACGGCATGATGTTATGTGCGAAGCGTTACATCGAACACTATCTCGACTACACGTTTTACAATCTGACGACAGTGGCATTGCACGATTGGAAAACGTACAGAACGATGCATGCCTTGGCGCATCACAAGTTGGCTCTTGACACGGTGCAGAACCATCTGCCAACGCAGACCCTGGAGCAAGGCCTGGACGCCCTGGAGATCATGAGGAACATTCATGTATTCGTCTCGAGATACCTCTACAATCTGCATACCCAGACATTCATAGAGCACACGAGTGCCAACAAGCATTTGAATACGATTGGGATAAGGCACATAGCCAATTCCATTCGCACTCACGGCACAGGAATCATGAGTACAACCGTGAACTTTGTGTATCAATTTCTTCAGGTAAAGCTTCACACGTTCTCTCAGTTTCTCTTCGACGAGCACATCAAGTCGCGCCTTATGCGAGACGTGAAATTCATCAGGGCccaaagagagaaaggagcTGCCCCTTATACATACGAGCGAGCCGAGAAGTTCCAGAAGGAAATTCGAAAGCTGGGCATGACTCCCGACGGTCTCAGTCATCTGGACCAATTTCGTCAGCTGATCACGCAGATAGGCAACGCATTGGGTTACGTCAGGTTGATACGTTCCGGTGGTCTTCACGCTTCCTCAAACGCTATATCCTTTCTGCCTGACATCAACTCGTCCAGTACCTTCGACACTATGTGCAAAGACTTGAATTTCTCGGCGACCACTCAGGAAGCCGCTAAACGTTTGGAAGACGATATCGCTGATCTGGTGCGAAACTTCACCGAGGGTATACACTACTTCAAACTCCTGGTGGACGTCTTCGCGCCGGCTTTTAGGGATGGCAGCAAGTGCCATCATCTGCAGCAGTTTTACGCTATTGTGCCACCTCTGACTCTCAGCTTCGTCGACAATGCGGTATCGAACAAGGAAAAGCTATTCAAGAAGAACAAAACTGGGGCTGCCTTCACGGACGACGGATTCGCCGTGGGAGTTGCTTACATCAACGCTCTGTTGGATCAGAGCAATGAATTGGATGCTCTGCAATGGTTCAAGACGGTTAATCAGTATTTCGCTTCTGAAAAGTCGACCGCCGAAGGGAAGGCCGAACACGAGGACGAGAAGCTGCAGCAGACGAGAGCTTTAACTTTAAAACGTCTTGAAGAGAGAAGTTCCGAATTTCAACTGTTGTTCTACAGTTTATCAGGGGCCCGAGTGTTTTTCAAGCAGCCAGATGTGCAATAA
- the Tango9 gene encoding transport and golgi organization 9 isoform X1 — protein sequence MGWTHYQKGLAIMMVVTGSFNTLSVKYADRQVVAGDDGELRHFTHPFMQSSFMFIGEMMCLLVFKIAFCYYSRLGNGTVDTSNLTKGSRTFSPLILFIPAACDMTATSMNYIGLNMTYASSFQMLRGAVIVFTGLLSVGFLNKKMGTREWTGIIFVILGLLLVGLSDFITMKDQKVNTNSVLTGDLLIITAQIITAVQMVVEEKYVAGQDIPPLQAVGWEGVFGFIGIGLLMIPFNYISASPPFADNPRGTLEDTVDAFVQIGNSGRLLMAIIGIMLSIAFFNFAGISVTKELSATTRMILDSVRTIVIWAFSLAFQWQKFHYLQLIGFSILFIGMSCYNNVVIPQLVRKCQCRLGRHNPPADEERVVNTAADDLEETR from the exons ATGGGTTGGACGCATTACCAAAAAGGACTTGCCATAATGATGGTAGTCACTGGCTCTTTTAATACTCTTTCTGTCAA aTATGCAGATCGTCAAGTAGTTGCCGGTGATGATGGAGAACTACGACATTTTACTCATCCTTTTATGCAGTCTTCCTTTATGTTCATAGGAGAGATGATGTGTTTGTTAGTATTTAAAATAGCATTCTGTTATTATAGTCGTTTGGGG AATGGCACTGTGGATACGAGTAACTTAACTAAAGGATCACGCACCTTTAGTCCTCTTATTCTGTTTATTCCAGCAGCCTGTGATATGACTGCTACTTCAATGAATTACATTGGCTTGAATATGACTTATGCCAGCAGCTTCCAAATGTTACGTGGGGCAGTGATTGTTTTTACAGGACTTCTGTCAGtaggatttttaaataaaaaaatgggAACAAGAGAGTGGACAGGAATCATCTTTGTTATTTTGGGATTGTTATTGGTTGGACTCAGTGATTTTATCACTATGAAAGATCAAAAAGTCAATACAAACTCTGTCTTAACTGGTGATTTACTTATAATTACTGCTCAG ATAATAACAGCAGTTCAAATGGTTGTGGAAGAAAAATATGTAGCTGGTCAAGACATTCCACCATTACAAGCAGTTGGATGGGAAGGTGTTTTTGGATTTATTGGAATAGGACTTCTTATGATCccatttaattatatttctgCTTCTCCTCCATTTGCTGATAATCCCAGAGGAACACTGGAAGATACTGTTGATGCTTTTGTACAAATTGGCAATAGTGGACGTTTATTAATGGCAATAATTG GTATTATGCTGAGTATtgcgttttttaattttgctgGTATCAGTGTTACAAAAGAATTAAGCGCAACCACTAGAATGATTCTTGACAGTGTAAGGACAATAGTAATTTGGGCCTTCTCATTAGCGTTCCAGTGGCAAAAGTTTCATTATTTACAG TTAATTGGCTTTTCGATTCTTTTTATTGGAATGTCTTGTTATAATAACGTCGTTATTCCACAACTTGTAAGAAAGTGCCAATGTCGACTAGGACGTCATAACCCACCAGCAGATGAAGAACGTGTTGTCAACACAGCAGCTGACGACTTGGAAGAAACACGTTGA
- the LOC100118414 gene encoding piwi-like protein Siwi isoform X2 — protein sequence MGDRGRAMSRGHRGTRRNRDDQEQPSTSQERSRSSSQHGEPYPRRPGPPTQKLPEGYPSSARGETIRAVEHRPQPTYSETASDTASVAGSVDGGSAAPSSSLGRGAMRGRRVLPANIITRPTTLETKQGITGRPIELIANYFKLLSTTDWCLHKYRVDFSPEEDRKVVCKGLLRPHRETLGAYIFDGSTLYTSTRLPETLELTSERLGDKQCMLIKIKHTGEMTRGDHDYIQFFNIIMRKCLDYLELQLVGRNYFDAKNKVEVRDFKLELWPGYITSIRQHEEDILMCAEITHKVMRNETLLDVLIQCHEENRQDYKNFFKKQVIGVVVLTDYNNNTYRIDDVDFEVTPSSTFRKKTGEEISYVQYYRSRYNLNIREMRQPLLVSKSKPRDRRAGKEELVYLVPELCRSTGLTDLMRNNFRLMSALAQYTRVSPGDRIKKLMSFNMRLHNVPNVVSELSSWNLQLDRRLVTLTGRVLPADNIVYYQNDQVPVNNKANWTNDFRNKKLLKCGVLDNWVVIVPDRLKRDCQNFVGQMIRVASTMGFRIEQPYVREIRNDQAASYADILENIKSTSNPMLIFCVATNNRMDRYAAIKKKCCVDRPVPTQVVLAKSLQNKNAMSIATKIVIQMNCKIGGIPWSIPIPLKGLMVVGFDVCHDTNSKDKDFGAMVASLDPHFGRYFSAVSSHTSGEELSNDLSVNLCKALAQFKHYNNALPKRIVIYRDGVGEGQVPMVFSHEVQQIKNKLETVYDNADDVKLAYVIVTKKINSRLFAGNQNPPPGTVIDDVITDPTRYDFMIISQHVTQGTVTPTAYNIIYDTCGMDADKLQRLTYKLCHMYFNWSGTVRVPAPCQYAHKLAFLVAQAVHQSPDVMLETLLYFL from the exons ATGGGTGACCGAGGACGAGCCATGAGCCGCGGGCACCGCGGCACTAGGAGAAATCGTGATGACCAGGAGCAGCCAAGTACCTCGCAAGAGAGGTCGCGCTCAAGTTCTCAGCATGGAGAACCTTACCCTCGCCGACCCGGACCTCCGACTCAAAAACTACCCGAAGGCTATCCG AGTTCAGCACGTGGGGAGACCATTAGAGCAGTTGAGCACAGACCTCAGCCAACGTATTCAGAAACTGCTTCAGACACTGCTTCAGTTGCAG GATCAGTTGACGGTGGATCAGCAGCCCCATCTTCATCGTTGGGAAGAGGAGCCATGCGTGGCAGGCGAGTTTTACCTGCCAATATTATCACTAGACCAACCACGCTTGAAACCAAGCAAG GAATAACTGGACGGCCGATAGAATTAATAGCAAATTACTTCAAACTCTTAAGTACAACTGACTGGTGCTTGCACAAGTACAGAGTTGACTTCTCTCCAGAGGAAGACAGAAAAGTCGTATGCAAAGGTCTCCTTAGACCCCATAGAGAAACTCTTGGTGCTTACATTTTTGATGGCTCGACTTTGTACACCAGCACAAGATTACcagaa ACCCTAGAATTAACATCTGAACGATTAGGAGACAAGCAATGTATGctcattaaaataaaacacacTGGAGAAATGACCAGAGGGGATCATGACTATATCCAATTCTTCAACATAATAATGAGAAAATGTCTTGACTATCTTGAGCTTCAACTAGTTGGCCGTAACTATTTTGATGCAAAAAATAAG GTTGAAGTAAGAGATTTTAAGCTTGAACTTTGGCCAGGATATATCACTTCTATTCGCCAACATGAAGAAGACATTTTAATGTGTGCTGAAATAACACACAAAGTTATGCGCAACGAAACGTTACTCGATGTGTTAATCCAATGCCATGAAGAAAACAGACAAGATTACAAA aaCTTCTTCAAGAAGCAAGTCATTGGAGTTGTAGTGCTTACAGACTACAATAACAACACTTACAGAATCGATGATGTTGACTTTGAAGTAACACCATCGTCTACTTTTAGAAAGAAGACTGGCGAAGAAATATCATATGTTCAATACTACAGAAGTAGATACAATCTGAATATAAGAGAAATGCGTCAGCCATTGTTGGTATCTAAATCAAAACCAAGAGATCGTCGGGCAGGAAAAGAAGAATTGGTATATCTAGTACCTGAACTTTGCCGAAGCACAG gtTTAACTGACCTAATGCGAAATAATTTCAGACTAATGAGCGCATTGGCCCAGTATACTCGTGTCTCGCCTGGCGATAGGATTAAAAAGTTGATGAGTTTTAACATGCGTTTACATAATGTACCCAATGTAGTTTCTGAGTTAAGCAGCTGGAACCTGCAACTTGACAGGAGATTAGTTACTCTAACAGGAAGAGTTTTGCCAGCAgataatattgtttattatcAAAACGACCAGGTTCCAGTGAACAATAAAGCAAACTGGACAAACGATTTCCGCAACAAAAAGTTGCTCAAATGTGGAGTTTTAGACAACTGGGTAGTTATAGTACCGGACAGATTAAAACGTGACTGTCag AACTTTGTAGGACAAATGATAAGGGTTGCTTCAACAATGGGTTTCCGAATAGAGCAACCTTATGTTAGGGAAATTCGCAATGACCAGGCCGCTAGCTATGCAGATATATTAGAAAACATTAAAAGCACAAGTAACCCAATGCTAATATTCTGTGTAGCAACAAACAACAGAATGGATAGATATGCAGCGATTAAGAAAAAGTGCTGTGTAGATCGTCCAGTACCAACTCAAGTTGTTCTTGCAAAATctttgcaaaataaaaatgccatgtCAATTGCTActaaaattgttattcaaaTGAATTGCAAGATAGGAGGAATCCCGTGGAGCATTCCAATTCCTCTAAAAGGCTTGATGGTTGTTGGTTTTGATGTGTGCCATGACACGAATTCCAAAGATAAAGATTTTG GAGCTATGGTCGCATCCCTCGATCCTCACTTTGGGCGATATTTTAGTGCAGTTAGCAGTCACACTAGTGGTGAAGAATTATCCAATGATCTTTCTGTTAATTTGTGCAAAGCCTTAGCTCAATTCAAGCATTACAACAATGCTCTTCCTAAACGTATCGTGATTTACCGCGATGGTGTTGGAGAAGGACAAGTACCAATGGTTTTTTCCCATGaagtacaacaaataaaaaataagcttGAAACAGTTTACGACAATGCCGATGATGTCAAACTAGCTTACGTGATTGTAaccaaaaaaattaactcaCGATTGTTTGCTGGAAATCAAAATCCACCACCAGGTACTGTCATAGATGACGTGATTACCGATCCTACAAGGTACGACTTTATGATAATATCACAACATGTCACCCAAGGAACGGTTACTCCGACTGCATATAATATCATTTACGATACTTGCGGTATGGACGCTGATAAGTTGCAGCGTTTAACTTATAAGTTGTGCCACATGTATTTCAATTGGAGTGGTACTGTGCGAGTACCTGCACCTTGCCAATATGCTCATAAATTGGCCTTTTTGGTGGCACAAGCTGTACACCAATCGCCTGATGTTATGCTTGAAACACTTCTGTACTTTTTGTAA
- the LOC100118414 gene encoding piwi-like protein Siwi isoform X1: MPKYPGDKRRYYDDMGDRGRAMSRGHRGTRRNRDDQEQPSTSQERSRSSSQHGEPYPRRPGPPTQKLPEGYPSSARGETIRAVEHRPQPTYSETASDTASVAGSVDGGSAAPSSSLGRGAMRGRRVLPANIITRPTTLETKQGITGRPIELIANYFKLLSTTDWCLHKYRVDFSPEEDRKVVCKGLLRPHRETLGAYIFDGSTLYTSTRLPETLELTSERLGDKQCMLIKIKHTGEMTRGDHDYIQFFNIIMRKCLDYLELQLVGRNYFDAKNKVEVRDFKLELWPGYITSIRQHEEDILMCAEITHKVMRNETLLDVLIQCHEENRQDYKNFFKKQVIGVVVLTDYNNNTYRIDDVDFEVTPSSTFRKKTGEEISYVQYYRSRYNLNIREMRQPLLVSKSKPRDRRAGKEELVYLVPELCRSTGLTDLMRNNFRLMSALAQYTRVSPGDRIKKLMSFNMRLHNVPNVVSELSSWNLQLDRRLVTLTGRVLPADNIVYYQNDQVPVNNKANWTNDFRNKKLLKCGVLDNWVVIVPDRLKRDCQNFVGQMIRVASTMGFRIEQPYVREIRNDQAASYADILENIKSTSNPMLIFCVATNNRMDRYAAIKKKCCVDRPVPTQVVLAKSLQNKNAMSIATKIVIQMNCKIGGIPWSIPIPLKGLMVVGFDVCHDTNSKDKDFGAMVASLDPHFGRYFSAVSSHTSGEELSNDLSVNLCKALAQFKHYNNALPKRIVIYRDGVGEGQVPMVFSHEVQQIKNKLETVYDNADDVKLAYVIVTKKINSRLFAGNQNPPPGTVIDDVITDPTRYDFMIISQHVTQGTVTPTAYNIIYDTCGMDADKLQRLTYKLCHMYFNWSGTVRVPAPCQYAHKLAFLVAQAVHQSPDVMLETLLYFL; this comes from the exons ATGCCGAAGTATCCAGGCGACAAACG TCGTTATTACGACGATATGGGTGACCGAGGACGAGCCATGAGCCGCGGGCACCGCGGCACTAGGAGAAATCGTGATGACCAGGAGCAGCCAAGTACCTCGCAAGAGAGGTCGCGCTCAAGTTCTCAGCATGGAGAACCTTACCCTCGCCGACCCGGACCTCCGACTCAAAAACTACCCGAAGGCTATCCG AGTTCAGCACGTGGGGAGACCATTAGAGCAGTTGAGCACAGACCTCAGCCAACGTATTCAGAAACTGCTTCAGACACTGCTTCAGTTGCAG GATCAGTTGACGGTGGATCAGCAGCCCCATCTTCATCGTTGGGAAGAGGAGCCATGCGTGGCAGGCGAGTTTTACCTGCCAATATTATCACTAGACCAACCACGCTTGAAACCAAGCAAG GAATAACTGGACGGCCGATAGAATTAATAGCAAATTACTTCAAACTCTTAAGTACAACTGACTGGTGCTTGCACAAGTACAGAGTTGACTTCTCTCCAGAGGAAGACAGAAAAGTCGTATGCAAAGGTCTCCTTAGACCCCATAGAGAAACTCTTGGTGCTTACATTTTTGATGGCTCGACTTTGTACACCAGCACAAGATTACcagaa ACCCTAGAATTAACATCTGAACGATTAGGAGACAAGCAATGTATGctcattaaaataaaacacacTGGAGAAATGACCAGAGGGGATCATGACTATATCCAATTCTTCAACATAATAATGAGAAAATGTCTTGACTATCTTGAGCTTCAACTAGTTGGCCGTAACTATTTTGATGCAAAAAATAAG GTTGAAGTAAGAGATTTTAAGCTTGAACTTTGGCCAGGATATATCACTTCTATTCGCCAACATGAAGAAGACATTTTAATGTGTGCTGAAATAACACACAAAGTTATGCGCAACGAAACGTTACTCGATGTGTTAATCCAATGCCATGAAGAAAACAGACAAGATTACAAA aaCTTCTTCAAGAAGCAAGTCATTGGAGTTGTAGTGCTTACAGACTACAATAACAACACTTACAGAATCGATGATGTTGACTTTGAAGTAACACCATCGTCTACTTTTAGAAAGAAGACTGGCGAAGAAATATCATATGTTCAATACTACAGAAGTAGATACAATCTGAATATAAGAGAAATGCGTCAGCCATTGTTGGTATCTAAATCAAAACCAAGAGATCGTCGGGCAGGAAAAGAAGAATTGGTATATCTAGTACCTGAACTTTGCCGAAGCACAG gtTTAACTGACCTAATGCGAAATAATTTCAGACTAATGAGCGCATTGGCCCAGTATACTCGTGTCTCGCCTGGCGATAGGATTAAAAAGTTGATGAGTTTTAACATGCGTTTACATAATGTACCCAATGTAGTTTCTGAGTTAAGCAGCTGGAACCTGCAACTTGACAGGAGATTAGTTACTCTAACAGGAAGAGTTTTGCCAGCAgataatattgtttattatcAAAACGACCAGGTTCCAGTGAACAATAAAGCAAACTGGACAAACGATTTCCGCAACAAAAAGTTGCTCAAATGTGGAGTTTTAGACAACTGGGTAGTTATAGTACCGGACAGATTAAAACGTGACTGTCag AACTTTGTAGGACAAATGATAAGGGTTGCTTCAACAATGGGTTTCCGAATAGAGCAACCTTATGTTAGGGAAATTCGCAATGACCAGGCCGCTAGCTATGCAGATATATTAGAAAACATTAAAAGCACAAGTAACCCAATGCTAATATTCTGTGTAGCAACAAACAACAGAATGGATAGATATGCAGCGATTAAGAAAAAGTGCTGTGTAGATCGTCCAGTACCAACTCAAGTTGTTCTTGCAAAATctttgcaaaataaaaatgccatgtCAATTGCTActaaaattgttattcaaaTGAATTGCAAGATAGGAGGAATCCCGTGGAGCATTCCAATTCCTCTAAAAGGCTTGATGGTTGTTGGTTTTGATGTGTGCCATGACACGAATTCCAAAGATAAAGATTTTG GAGCTATGGTCGCATCCCTCGATCCTCACTTTGGGCGATATTTTAGTGCAGTTAGCAGTCACACTAGTGGTGAAGAATTATCCAATGATCTTTCTGTTAATTTGTGCAAAGCCTTAGCTCAATTCAAGCATTACAACAATGCTCTTCCTAAACGTATCGTGATTTACCGCGATGGTGTTGGAGAAGGACAAGTACCAATGGTTTTTTCCCATGaagtacaacaaataaaaaataagcttGAAACAGTTTACGACAATGCCGATGATGTCAAACTAGCTTACGTGATTGTAaccaaaaaaattaactcaCGATTGTTTGCTGGAAATCAAAATCCACCACCAGGTACTGTCATAGATGACGTGATTACCGATCCTACAAGGTACGACTTTATGATAATATCACAACATGTCACCCAAGGAACGGTTACTCCGACTGCATATAATATCATTTACGATACTTGCGGTATGGACGCTGATAAGTTGCAGCGTTTAACTTATAAGTTGTGCCACATGTATTTCAATTGGAGTGGTACTGTGCGAGTACCTGCACCTTGCCAATATGCTCATAAATTGGCCTTTTTGGTGGCACAAGCTGTACACCAATCGCCTGATGTTATGCTTGAAACACTTCTGTACTTTTTGTAA
- the LOC100118377 gene encoding protein FAM136A: MVEEQRRRVEDQMTKMVEEIDKTYLRKMQGDMHRCAAACCDNQTYSVQKVHSCVENCGAPLNKAQQYVQGEFERVQNRLQRCVMECNDKIKDHMGPNPTQSEVDKFSADFEKCATKCVDTYCDLLPALEKTMKKVLGSKQFE, encoded by the exons ATGGTCGAGGAACAGAGAAGGCGGGTCGAAGACCAAATGACGAAAATGGTCGAGGAAATCGACAAAACCTATCTTCGAAAAATGCAG GGAGACATGCACAGATGCGCTGCAGCGTGTTGTGACAACCAAACCTACAGTGTACAAAAAGTACATAGCTGCGTAGAAAACTGTGGTGCACCGTTAAACAAGGCACAGCAGTATGTGCAAGGAGAGTTTGAAAGGGTGCAG AATCGATTACAAAGGTGTGTTATGGAATGCAacgataaaataaaagatcacaTGGGACCAAATCCAACTCAAAGTGAAGTTGACAAATTCAGTGCAGACTTTGAGAAATGTGCAACTAAGTGTGTTGACACTTACTGTGATCTTCTGCCAGCATTAGAAAAAACtatgaaaaaagttttagGTAGTAAGCAGTTTGAATAG